A part of Bufo bufo chromosome 7, aBufBuf1.1, whole genome shotgun sequence genomic DNA contains:
- the LOC121007829 gene encoding E3 ubiquitin/ISG15 ligase TRIM25-like, giving the protein MASADLRAELDCSICLSLYTDPVSLRCGHYFCRFCIVSALDAQEAAGVYSCPDCRAEYPERPALEKNRKLGNIVERFFSARPDMEETGIFCTYCIRSPVPAVRTCLQCETSLCDDHLTAHNKSVDHILTEPTRSFGYQKCSLHKKVLEYYCPQDTVCLCVSCCLVGEHRGHQVELLDEASEKKKKKLRKYLEELNPQKAKILTKLQNLQDRQRNIQEKASDKRKNVRKLFMDIKEKLEMAEKKALSEISRQEEKIVSQISDLIKKLEIEVDELSRKMRHVEEMCHVTDPIRLLQESDITVCDHGDDEDTGEDGGEGRSEDDLDEVLISLTLHRSMRDIVTNVTSELGLHVPDILLDEDTANIYVEISEDLKTATGTEEEEHGRPISPGRFLNYAQVLSRCGLSSGRHYWEVEWDQKGRCDIGLSYPSIDKDGDLSGSGENDKSWCLTLEDTEYSVLHDSVKEMLHSKLTCPTLGVFLDYEAGRLSFYRLCDPIRHLHTFTASFTEPLHVLLYVEDEASVSILS; this is encoded by the coding sequence ATGGCGTCTGCTGATCTGAGGGCCGAGCTGGACTGCTCCATCTGCCTGAGCCTCTATACAGATCCCGTGTCCCTGAGATGTGGACACTACTTCTGCCGCTTCTGTATTGTGAGTGCGCTGGATGCGCAGGAGGCAGCTGGAGTGTATTCCTGTCCTGACTGCAGAGCAGAATATCCGGAGCGTCCGGCCCTGGAGAAGAACAGGAAGCTGGGAAACATAGTGGAGCGTTTCTTCTCTGCTCGGCCTGATATGGAGGAGACCGGGATCTTCTGTACTTACTGTATAAGGTCTCCTGTACCGGCTGTGAGGACATGTCTGCAGTGTGAGACCTCTCTATGTGACGACCACCTGACAGCCCACAACAAGTCAGTGGATCATATATTAACAGAACCCACCAGATCCTTTGGCTACCAAAAATGTTCCCTCCACAAGAAGGTTCTGGAGTATTACTGCCCGCAGGACACTGTTTGTCTCTGTGTGTCCTGCTGTCTGGTCGGCGAGCACAGGGGACACCAGGTGGAACTTCTAGATGAGGCGtctgagaagaagaagaagaaactgAGGAAATATCTGGAGGAACTAAACCCACAAAAAGCAAAAATTCTGACGAAACTTCAGAATCTGCAGGATCGTCAGAGGAATATCCAGGAGAAGGCCTCTGATAAGAGGAAGAACGTCAGGAAGTTATTTATGGACATTAAGGAGAAACTGGAAATGGCAGAAAAGAAAGCGCTGAGCGAGATCTCCAGGCAGGAGGAGAAGATTGTGTCCCAGATATCTGATCTGATCAAGAAGCTGGAAATAGAGGTGGATGAGCTGTCCAGGAAGATGCGTCACGTGGAGGAGATGTGTCATGTCACCGACCCAATAAGACTCCTACAAGAAAGTGACATTACAGTATGTGatcatggagatgatgaggacacAGGGGAAGATGGTGGAGAGGGCAGGTCTGAGGATGATCTGGATGAGGTTCTGATCTCACTGACCTTACACCGATCTATGAGGGATATTGTCACCAATGTCACATCAGAGCTCGGGCTCCATGTTCCAGACATATTGCTGGATGAGGACACTGCTAATATATATGTGGAAATTTCAGAAGATCTGAAAACGGCAACAGGAACTGAAGAAGAAGAACATGGCAGACCAATATCACCAGGAAGGTTCCTGAATTATGCCCAGGTGTTAAGCAGATGTGGCCTCTCCTCAGGAAGACATTACTGGGAGGTAGAGTGGGACCAGAAAGGAAGATGTGACATCGGACTGTCCTATCCCAGTATAGATAAGGATGGAGATCTGTCTGGGTCTGGTGAGAATGATAAATCTTGGTGTCTGACCCTGGAAGATACAGAATACTCAGTGTTACATGATTCAGTCAAAGAAATGCTACATTCAAAGCTAACATGTCCAACACTTGGAGTCTTCTTAGACTATGAGGCCGGGCGTCTGTCCTTCTATCGGCTGTGTGACCCCATCAGACACTTACACACCTTCACCGCCTCCTTCACTGAACCCCTTCATGTTCTCCTCTATGTGGAGGATGAAGCCTCTGTTTCGATATTAAGCTGA